AATGCCCACGGAAACGGCGGCTACCTGGTCCTTGATCGGATTGGTGGCCAGTTTGCCGTCCGCCACCAGCTTGGCGCAGGCGTCGGCCAGGGCGATCCAGGCGCCGGTGATGGAGGCGCAGCGGGTGCCCCCGTCGGCCTGAAGCACGTCACAGTCCAGGGTGATCTGGCGCTCCCCCAGGGCCTTCAGGTCCGTCACCGCCCGCAGGGAGCGGCCAATGAGGCGCTGGATTTCCTGGGTGCGGCCGGTCTGCTTGCCCTTGGCTGCTTCCCGGGACGTCCGGGTGTGGGTGGAGCGGGGCAGCATGCCGTATTCGGCGGTCACCCAGCCCTGGCCCTTGCCCCGCAGAAAGGGGGGCACGTTTTCTTCCACGGAGGCGGTGCACAGCACCTTGGTGTTGCCCACTTCAATGAGCACCGCCCCTTCGGCGTGGCAGGTGAAATGGCGGGTGATGTGCACGGGACGTAGTTCGTCGCTCCGGCGTTGGCTGGGACGCATGGAATTTCTCCTTAAAAAGGGGGGGGACGGCGGCAAGCCGTCACTTGGGGTATTTCTGAATGGCGGAACGGATTTCCGCGATGGCTTTCTCGATTTCCGCGTCGGTCAGGTCGCTTTTTTCATTGGCGTCCTTGGCCATTTCCCCGAAGCGGGTGGCCACCATGTCCAGGGGCATGGTCTGGGTGGAAATGCTGCTCATGGAGGATTCCGGGCTGTAGCTGTCTTCCCAGCGGGCCGTCACCAGGGACAGGTTGTCCCCGTGGGGGCCGCCCTGGAGTTCCGCCAGCCCCAGGAGGGCGGGGGCGGACACCATGAGGTCCGTATTGTAGAGCTTGTCCCGGATCAGGTCGTCGCTCACCGCGCCCCACACCCCGTCGGTGCACAGGGCCAGCACGTCCCCCGCTTCCATGGGGGTTTTCCGGGAAAACTCGATTTCCGGCAGATTGTCGCCCCCCAGGCAGCTATAGACCTTGTTCCGGTCCGGGTGGATGGCGGCCTGGGCTTCGTTGATCAGGCCTTCATCCAGGAGCAGGCGCACCCGGGAATGGTCCCGGGTCTTGGCCACAATCTGGCCGCCCCGGATCAGGTAGAGGCGGGAATCGCCGCAATGGGCCCAGTAGGCCACATTGTCCTGGATCAGGCAGGCCACGCAGGTGGTGCGGGGGGATTCCTTCAACTGGTGGTCCCGGGTGTAATCCCGAATGGCGTGGTGGGCGTTGGTGAGGCTCTTTTGCAGGAACAGGAAGGGATCGTCCAGGGCCGGCTGGGCTTCCCGCTGGAAAGCGCCGGTGAGGGTCTGAACCGCGATCTGGGACGCCACTTCCCCGTGGTAATGGCCCCCCATGCCGTCCGCCACCACCATGAGCAGGGCGTCCCGGGAATAGCAGTAGGCAATCCGGTCCTGGTTATTGGGCCGTTTACCGACCCGGCTTTCCTGGTAAATGGTGAATTTCATCAGTGCTTGCCCTTGAGCTTGCCCACCAGCTGGTTGAACCACCCGTCATCCGCCTTCTTCCCGCTGTCCTGGGGCAACTGGGGGGATTCGGCCAGGGCCTTCTGCAAGGCGAAAACGCTTTGGGGGCGATAGAGGTAATTGAGGCACAGGCACCAGTCGATGGTTTCCAGCAACTGGTCCGAATAGGAACCTTCCCAGCGCTCCATGGCGGGCACCAGTTCGTCCTTTTCCTGGCGCTTGTCCGCCGGGGGCGGGGCCGACCCGGCCAGACAGGCGTACATGGAGGCCCCCACCGAGTAAATGTCGCTCCAGGGGCCCAGGTGTTCCCGCTTGTGGTAGTGCTCCGGAGAGGCAAAACCCGGGGTGTACATGGGCTTGAGGATGGGGGCATCCGCCTGCAAGGTCTGACGGGCGGCACCGAAGTCGATGAGCACCGGGGTGTTGTCCGTGCGCAGGTAGATATTGGAAGGCTTCAGATCCAGGTGCAGCAGCTTGTGGGCATGGACTTCCCGCAGGCCATTGAGCATGCGGTTGAAGACGCCCCGGATAAAGCGCTCGTGGATGCGGGAATCCCGATGGCTCTGGATGAACTCCTGGAGGGTGCGCCCCCGTTCGTATTCCATGACCATATAAACCGTGTCATTGGCCCGGAAGAAGTTCAACACCCGGATCACGTTGGGATGGGACAAGCGGGCCAGGGCCCGGCCTTCCTCGAAGAAACACTTCATGCCGTAGCGGAAGGCGGACAGGTGTTCTTGGGGGATGACGGGCTTGATCTGGCCTTCACCTCTCAGGGAGAGGCTGGCGGGAAGATATTCCTTGATCGCCACGGACTGACCGGAACCATCCTTGGCCAGGTAGACGATGGAAAAGCCACCGACGGAGAGCTGGTTTTGAATGACATATTCTTCCAGTTGAAATCCGGCCGGCAGGGGGTGGTTGGCTTGTTGGGCCATGGACTCCGAAGCTATGATAGCGGTTTCGTGCATTTTCGGGCTTTGCCCCGCGACTGTAAAGCCGCTCGGAAGTTCCGCCTCCCCTCTCAGGATTCCCATGATCTACAGCATGACCGGCTATGCCGTCCGCACCCGCGAAGTGGGCGGCGGTTCCCTCCATCTGGAATTGAAGAGCGTCAATTCTCGCTACCTGGACATCCATTTTCGGGTGGCGGACGAATTGCGCCTGCTGGAGCCCGCCCTGCGGGAAGCCCTTGCCGCCCGCCTCTCCCGGGGCAAGGTGGAACTGCGGCTGGCCTTTGTGCCGGCCCAGACCCAGGTGCGTCAGCTGAGCCTGAATACGGAAATTCTCGCCCGCCTCCGGGTGCTGGACGGGGAGGTGCGCAACGCCCTGCCCGATGCGGCCCCCCTGGGGGTGGCGGACGTGCTGCGCTGGCCCGGCATTCTGGGGGAACAGGGAGCGGACTTCGCTGCCCTCCAGCCCCAATGCCTGTCCCTGTTGCAGGAAGCCCTGGAAGACTTCGCCGCCACCCGGGCCCGGGAAGGGGAAAAGCTGGGGGCCATGATTCTGGATCGGGCCGCCCGCATGGGGGACATCGTTACCCGAGTAGCGCCCCAGATTCCCCAAATTCAAACGGCCTTCCAGGAAAAGCTGCGGCAGCGGCTGGTGGATGCCCTGGGGGGCGTGGACGAAGAACGGCTGCGCCAGGAAGTGGTGCTCTTCGCCACCCGTATCGACGTGGCGGAAGAACTCTCCCGCCTCACCGCCCACCTGGAAGAGGTGGCCCGGATTATCAAGACCGGGGGCAATGTGGGGAAGCGCCTGGATTTCCTCATGCAGGAACTGAACCGGGAAGCCAACACCCTGGGCTCCAAATCCGTGGTCAGCGCCGTATCCGACGCTGCCGTAGACCTTAAACTGCTCATCGAGCAGATGCGGGAACAGGTGCAGAATCTGGAATAGTCCGGGCCCCACGGGTCCGGCTTTGCTACCCCTTCCTTAGGAATCACCGAGTCACCAGCCATGAGCGGACATCTTTTCATCATCACCGCCCCCTCCGGCGCCGGCAAAACCACCCTGGTGCGCCTGCTGCTGGAGAACGATCCGGCCATCCGCCTGTCTATCTCTTACACCACCCGGGCGCCCCGGGCCGGGGAAGAAGACGGCAAGGCCTACCACTTCGTGGACGTGCCCAGCTTCAAGGGCATGATCGAACGCCAGGAACTGCTGGAGTGGGCCGAGGTTTACGGCAATTACTATGGCACCTCCCGGGTCTGGATCGAGGGGGAAATGGCCAAGGGCAAGGATGTGCTGCTGGAAATCGACTGGCAGGGCGCGGCCCAGGTGCGGCGCCTTTTCCCCGAGGCCATCAGCATTTTTGTTCTGCCCCCTTCCATCGCCGAATTGGAACGGCGTCTCTCTGGTCGGGGCACGGACGCCCCGGAAGTCATAGAACGGCGTCTGGCCGTGGCTCGGGACGAGATGCGCCATGTGGGAGAGTGCGACTATGTTATTATTAATAACGAGTTGCAGACCGCGCTGGACGACCTTCTCGCGGTGGTTCGCTCCTGCCGCCTGAGTCTGGTGGCCCAGCGGGAAAACCACGGCGAACTCTTCGCCGCCCTGCTTTGATTGGCGCCTGGCGCCCGCATTCCGTCATAGATTGGATTTACCATGGCCCGTATTACTGTTGAAGACTGCCTGAAACGTATCCCCAACCGCTTCCAGATGACCCTGGCGGCCACCTACCGCGCCCGGCAACTGGCCAATGGCGCCACGCCCCAGGTGGAAGCGGATAAGGACAAGCCCACGGTGATCGCCCTGCGGGAACTTTCCGAAGGCCTGGTTGGCCTGGAAGTGCTCAACCGGGGACAGGCCTAATCCGGCCTGACGGGGCGATGCCGCATTATGGACCCTGCGATGCAGCCCCAATCCGCCGCTCCTTCGGGAGCGGTGGGCCTCATTGAAGCACCCGTTTCCCCCGTTTCTCCCCCCCCTGTTTCCCTGCCTCCCGCCGAAGTCACGGTAACGCCCTCCGCTCCGGAGGCTGCCGCGCCAACCCCGGAACCCGCTCCCGGGGACGTTCGTCCCAATCCCTTCGCCAATGATCCGGCCTACCAAGTGTTCCTGGACAGCCTGGATTACCTGCGTCCGGATGAACTGGCCCGGGTCAAGGAAGCCTTCCTTTACGCCGAGGCGGCCCACCGGGGCCAGACCCGCCAATCCGGCGAACCCTATATCACCCACCCCCTGGCCGTGGCCGGGGCGGTGGCGGAATGGCGTCTGGACGCCACGGCCATCATGGCCGCCCTGCTCCACGACGTGGTGGAAGACACCCCGGCCACCAAGGAAGAGGTGGCCTCCCGCTTCGGCAAGCCGGTGGCGGATCTGGTGGACGGTCTCTCCAAGCTGGAGAAAATCGAATTCACCTCCTACCAGGAAGCCCAGGCGGAAAATTTCCGCAAAATGCTCCTGGCCATGGCCCGGGACATTCGGGTCATTCTCATCAAGCTCATGGACCGTCTGCACAACATGCAGACCCTGGGTTGCATGCGGCCCGACAAGCGGCGCCGCATTGCCCGGGAAACCCTGGAAATCTACGCCCCCATCGCCAACCGGCTGGGCCTGAACAAGATTTTCCGGGAGTTGCAGGACCTTTCCTTCAAGAACATCTATCCCCTGCGCTACGGGGTGCTGGCCAAGGCCATGAAGGCCGCCCGGGGCAACCGGCGGGAGCTGCTCACCAAAATCCTGGATGGCATCCAGACCAAGATGAAGGAGGCCAGCATCGAGGCCCAGGTCTTCGGTCGGGAAAAGAGCCTCTATTCAATCTACAGCAAGATGGTGGAAAAGCACCTGACCTTTTCCCAGGTGCTGGACATCTACGGTTTCCGGGTGGTGGTCAAGGACGTGCCCACCTGCTATCTGGCCTTGGGCTACCTCCACGCCCTCTACAAGCCCCTGCCGGGCAAGTTCAAGGATTACGTGGCCATTCCCAAGGCCAACGGTTACCAGTCCCTCCACACCACCCTGATCGGCCCCTACGGCACTCCTATCGAAGTGCAAATCCGTACCCAGGAAATGCATCACGTGGCCCAGGAAGGGGTGGCGTCCCACTGGCTTTACAAAGATTCGGAAAAGAGCGCCGCCGAACTCCAGTACCAGACCCACCGCTGGCTCCAGTCCCTGTTGGAACTGCAAAGCTCCACGGGGGATACGGCGGAGTTTTTCGAACACGTCAAAATCGACCTGTTCCCGGACGACGTTTATGTCTTCACCCCCAAGGGCAAGATTCTTTCCCTGCCACGGGGCGCCACGGCGGTGGATTTTGCCTATGCGGTGCACACGGACGTGGGCAATCGTTGCGTGGCGGCCAAGATCAATTACGAGCTCATGCCCCTGCGCACCGAGCTGAATAGCGGCGATCAGGTGGAAATCATCACCGCCGCCCACGCCAATCCCAATCCAGCCTGGCTGTCCTACGTGAAGACCGGCCGGGCCCGGAGCAAGATTCGCCATTTCCTCAAGACCCGCCAGCAGGAAGAATCCGCCTCCCTGGGGGATCGGCTGCTGCAACAGGAACTCCTGTCCCTGGGCATTAACCCGGCGGACCTGCCCCCGGCGGCCTGGGACGGGGTGGTGAAGGAATCCGGCCACCGTTCCGTCAAAGAGGTTTATACGGAAATCGGCCTGGGCAAACGGCTGGCCGCCGTGGTGGCCCGGCGTCTCCTGGCCCACCAGGCCTCTCCCCTGCTGGCCAGCGCCAAGCCCACCTCCGTGGTGATCCGGGGCACGGAAGGCATGGCCATCCAGCTTGCCCCCTGCTGCCGCCCCATTCCCGGGGACCCCATCATTGGCTCCATCAAAAAGGGCCAGGGCTTGGTGGTCCACACCCACGACTGCCAGGTGATCCGCAAATCCCGGAGCAACGAGCCCCACAAGTGGATCGACGTGGAATGGTCCCCGGAACCGGGCAAACTCTTCGACGTGGATATCAAGGTGGAAGCCCGCAACGAGCGGGGCGTGCTGGCCAAGGTGGCGACGGAAATCGCTGAGGCCGGTTCCAATATCGAGAAGGTGAACATGGCTCCCGATCCGGGCTTCTTCACCACCCTCCAATTCACCATCCAGGTGGCCAACCGGATTCATCTGGCCAACGTGATGCGGGCGGTGCGCCATATTCCGGAAGTGGTGCGCATCACCCGGGAACAAAAAGAACAGACTTAACCCCCCTTTAACCCCATCGGGAGGCACTGGTCGCAGGACGGAAGAAATGCCCAGCTTGAGCCCGACCGGGATTCCCCTGGAATCCGGCCCCGGCCCTCCGGGAAACGCAACGCCGCCCCCTCCTCCGCTTCCCTTGTCAGACCAAGGAAAATCGTGAAAATCGTTGTTCTCGGTGCGGGCGTGGTCGGTACGACCAGCGCCTGGTATCTCTCCCGGGCCGGCCACGAAGTCACGGTGGTGGAGCGTCAGCCGGCCGCCGCCATGGAAACCAGCTTTGCCAACGGGGGGCAGATTTCCGTCTGCCACGCCGAGCCCTGGGCCAATCCCCGGGCCCCCTTCCGGGCCCTGGAAATGATGGGCCACGAAGACGCGCCCCTGTTGTTCCGCCCCCGGCTGGACCCGGCTCTCCTCTCCTGGAGCCTGCGCTTCCTGCGGGAATGCACCCCGGGACGCACCCGGGAAAACATGCGCCGGGTGGTCAATCTGGCCCTCTACAGCCGTTCCTGCCTCCAGGCCCTGCGCCAGGAGGTGACGGTGGATTACGACTGCCTCACCAAGGGCATTCTCCATATCTATACCGATGCGGAGGAATACGCCGCCGCCCTGAAGGCGGGGGAAGCCATGCGCCAGTTCGGCCTGGACCGGCGTCCGGTGAGCGCCGCCGAATGCGTGGCCATTGAACCCGCCCTGGCCCACGCCAAGCCCCGGCTGGTGGGGGGAGATTTCACCCCCTCCGACGAATCCGGGGACGCCCACCGCTTTACCCAGGGCCTGGCCCAGGTGGCCCAGGACGCCGGGGTGCGCTTTCTCTGGGGCCATCCCATCGAACGGCTGGCTACCGCCGGCGGTCAGGTGGCCGGGGTGGTGGCCGGGGGCCAGCTCCTCACGGCGGACGCCTACGTGGTCTGCCTGGGCAGCTACAGCCCGGCCCTGGTGCGGCCCCTGGGCATTACCCTGCCCGTTTATCCGGGCAAGGGCTACTCCGCCACCATTCCCCTTTCCCCCGATTCGGAAGCGCCCCAGGTCAGCCTCACGGACGACGAACGGAAAATCGTCATGTCCCGCCTGGGGGACCGGCTGCGGGTGGCGGGCACGGCGGAATTCAACGGCTTTAACCTGGACCTGAACCCGGTGCGCTGTCAGGCCCTGTTCGACCGGGCCCGGGAATGGTTCCCGGACCTGAAGCCCGCCGCTGACCCGGAATACTGGTGCGGCCTGCGCCCCGTGACCCCCTCCGGCATGCCCTATATCGGCCGCACCCGTTACCCCAACCTGTGGCTCAACACCGGCCACGGCACCCTGGGCTGGACCCTCTCCTGCGGTTCCGCCTCCTCCCTGGCGGAGCTGGTCTCCGGCCGCCGCCCGGAGGCGGATTTCCCCTTCCTGGAAGGCTAGGCGCCATGGGCCTGGGCGCCACCCCTTCCGCCTGAGGCCCCACCATGTGGATCGACACCCACTGCCATCTGGATGCCCCGGAATTCGCCGCCGACTATGAGGAGGTGGCCGCCCGGGCCCGGGCCCTGGGGGTGACCACCCTGATTATTCCGGCGGTCACGGCGGACACCTTTGCCGCCGTGGACCACTGCGCCGCCACCGTGCCCGGCGCCTACCCGGCCTATGGCCTCCATCCCCTCTACCTGGACCGGGCAGGCCCCGACGACCTGCTGCGCCTGGAACAGCAGCTCGCCGCCAGCCGCCAGGGCCCCCGGCCCGCCGTGGCGGTGGGGGAAATCGGCCTGGACGGCTACATCCCCGCCTGGGCCGATCCGGCCGCCCGGGAACGCCAGGAACAGTTTTTCGTCGCCCAACTGGAACTGGCCCGCCAATTCAACCTGCCCGTGCTGCTCCATGTGCGTCGGGCCGTGGATACGGTGCTCAAACACCTGCGTCGCCACCCGGTGCCCGGAGGCATCGCCCACGCCTTCAACGGCAGCCAGCAACAGGCGGAACAGTTCATTCAGCTAGGCTTCAAGCTGGGCTTTGGCGGCACCCTCACCTACAGCGGCTCCACCCGCATCCGCCATCTGGCCGCCACCCTGCCCCTGGACGCCCTGGTCCTGGAAACCGACGCGCCCGATATCCCCCCCGCCTTCGCCCCCCAGGGCCCCAACCTGCCCGAATACCTCCCCCGCTACGGGGCGGTGCTGGCGGAATTGCGGGGAATCGGGGTGGAGGAAGTGGCGGCAGCGACGAGCTGGAATGGGCGGGAGGTGTTTGGTATATAAGTGGGTGAAGGGCTGGAGACGGCCAGATGCAGTCCTTCACAGAAACCCTCAGATAGCAGGCATTGGCGTGCTGTATATCAACCCTTTAGCATAATGCCAAATCTATTTATACTCGGTCTGCGTCTCCTTTTTTGTGAGTCGCCAACAACTGGAGAGAAAATGAGCCTGAATATTCAACTCGACTCGCGCAAACTTTGGGGAAATGAAGCAGCCGATGATGAAAGCGCAGAGCGCCTGAACTCGTACTTCGTAATGCAACCTGTGTTTGAGAGCTTTTTTGATCCAGACGAGCGCTTTTTAGTAGCTCGGGCGCGGAAAGGCCTCGGGAAATCTGCGCTTCTGAGGGAGTGCGCATTCCGTGCCGATTTGGTTGAGTCGAATTTAGTTATATCAGTAAAGGGTGGCGACCTAGTTGCGCAAAAGAAAGTCGAGACTCTGTCTCCGACAGAACATATTCACGACTGGCAACAGCGTATATGCGCAGTAATTAATCGAGCCTTAGGAAGCCAAATAGGTGCCGCCTTTTCCGACGACAAAATGGCCCTCGTGGAAGCAGCCGAACTAGCAGGCCTGAAGAATCGGAATCTAGTTGGTGGCCTGTTGGAGCGAGTTAAGGGAAAGCTTGGACTTCAATCCACGCAGATAAAAGACGACAAAGCGCTGCTAAGTCGCGTAATTGAAAACGAAGAAAAGACAGTTTGGCTAATCCTTGACGACATTGATGCAACATTTGAAGGCGGAAGAGACGAAATCCGCCGACTCTCCACGTTTTTTTCTGCCTGTCGCGAGCTTGCAGCGAATTTCAAGGGCGTAGTCATACGCGCAAGCATTCGATCAGATGTATGGACGACTATCGAACGCACCGACGAAGCTCTCGACAAGGCCGATCAATATGTCCGAGACATTCGATGGAGTAGAGCTGAAACAAAAAAGATTCTGGCTGAGCGAGTCTCCAGCTATCTGCGTCTAGAAAAAAGAATGCCCGAGTCCGACGTTGCTAAATTCAGCGACACAAAACTTTGCATGCTCGTGTTCAAGAACACATTCCCTGACCAGATTCATGTCTGGTCTGTGGGGCGCCCTCGGTGGGCTGCCCAATTGGGACGAATGGCCGGCGCGGTGGCAGTTCGGACTAAAAGCAACAAGATAACAGATGGGCATATCAGAGATATCCTCTTCGACTACGGCAAATATCGCCTAAACGATATCGCGCGAGAACACAAACTTCAGTGTGGACAGATCGAGATGATTGCGAATTCCTTCTCCAAAGGCCAAGCTGCCCTGCCCACAGAGGATTTGCTTACGCACATCCGAACCAAGGTTATCCCCAATATGCAAATCAGCATCGAAGGGCGCGACAAGCCTTCAGATATCGAGATCGCTCGCTTTCTTTTCAAGATTGGCTTCATAGTTGGTCACCAACCGTCGGCGACTGCAACGGCTCAGGAGTACTTTTCCTTTGATCAGAAACCGGATCTCCTCGTAAATGAAGCCAACCTAGATGACGGGCTCATTTGGCGCATTCAGGCCGCCTACCACAGCGTACTCAGGCTTCGCGACAACAGAAACAATAGTCTGCCCGCCCACGAGGCCGAACTCCTCAGTTAACCGGACGCTACACGGCATGCCTGGGTTGGGCCCGCCATTTCATTCTGGGCCAAGCCTAGTCAAGCCGTTCTGCGCCTGTTACCTCGAACGTTTCTGAACGTCGGCTTCTCTAGGCCGCCTACTTCCGCTAAGGGTCGTAATCAGCCATCCCAATAAAAAGGGGCCATCCTTGGCCCCTTTTTATTCCTGCAATTTCCTTCCTTCCTTACTTCTTCCCACCTTCCTTCGCCTTAGCCTCCAGCCGTCCAATCCCGTCCTGAATCGCCTTTTCCTCATCCGACCCAGGGGGCACCATGGGAAGCAGCCGCTTCCAGTAAGCAATGGCGGCCGGGTAGTCTTCCCGTTCGCCCGCAGCCACACCGGCCAGGACCAGGGCCTGGGGCTGGTTGGGATTCTTTTTCAGGGCTTTTTCCAGGAGCTGGGTGGGTTTGCCGGCGAATTTGCCGTCTTGGGCCCGGGCCAAGGTTTCGGCGTAGTCGGCCAGGAGGGCCGGGTCGCTGTCCACCATGTCTCCCGCCTTGGCGAAGGCGTCGGCGGCTTCCGGGAAGCGGCCCATGACCTTGTAGGAGCGGGCCAGCATGACCCAGCCCTGTTGGTCCCCCGGGTTTTCCTTGAGGTGGGCGGCGAGTTTTTCCACCATGCCTGCGATCTGTTCCGGGGTCACCTGGGGCTGGCCGGAGGCCTGGGGTTGGACCTGGTTGGGGTCCAGGCCCCGGGGTTCGCCGCGCAGGGCGTAGCCCAGCAAGGCGGCGGCGGGGATGACCAGGGCCAGCACAATGGCGGTGGTGCGCCCGGCGCCGGGACGGGGGGCGGGGGCGTCCTGGGGCGCGGCCACTTCTTCCAGGAGGCGGCTTTCCAGTTCTTCCTTGGCCTGCTGGTAGTCCCCATCGGCCAGGGTGCCCGCCTCCCGTTCCTTATCCAGTTCCGCCAGTTGGTCCCGGTAGACGGCCACATTGGCCTGTTGCCGGTCGGCCCCCTCGGGCTTAGCCCGCAGCAGGGGCGGGACGATGATGAAAATGGCAAGGCCCAGGAGCAGGGCGGCGGCAATGGCAAAGGAGATCATGGCTGCTGGTCTTTCAACAGGGATTCGGCCCGGGCCCGTTCTTCCGGGCTCAGGCTGCGGGCAGTGGCTTCCGCCAGTCGGGTGCGGCGGCGCAGGTAGCGCACCAGGACTCCCAGGCCCACCAGGAAAAAGAGGGCGGGGCCGAACCAGAGGAGCAGGGTGTTGTTCTGTACCGGCGGGCGGTAGAGGACGAAGTCCCCGTAGCGGGCCACCAGGTAGTCTTTAATTTCTTGGTCCGTCTTACCCTGGATGATCAGTTCCCGGATTTCCTGGCGCAGGTCCTGGGCCAGGTCGGCGGTGGAGTCGGTAATGGTTTCGTTCTGGCACACCAGGCAGCGCAGTTCCTTGCCCAGGTGCTGGAGGCGGGCTTCCACCGCCGGGTTCTGGGCCAGGGGCGCGGCTTCCTTGGCGCTGGCGCCCAGGGGTTGGAGCAGGG
This sequence is a window from Azospira inquinata. Protein-coding genes within it:
- the ccmI gene encoding c-type cytochrome biogenesis protein CcmI gives rise to the protein MISFAIAAALLLGLAIFIIVPPLLRAKPEGADRQQANVAVYRDQLAELDKEREAGTLADGDYQQAKEELESRLLEEVAAPQDAPAPRPGAGRTTAIVLALVIPAAALLGYALRGEPRGLDPNQVQPQASGQPQVTPEQIAGMVEKLAAHLKENPGDQQGWVMLARSYKVMGRFPEAADAFAKAGDMVDSDPALLADYAETLARAQDGKFAGKPTQLLEKALKKNPNQPQALVLAGVAAGEREDYPAAIAYWKRLLPMVPPGSDEEKAIQDGIGRLEAKAKEGGKK
- a CDS encoding cytochrome c-type biogenesis protein, whose translation is MSASLRPWLTGLALSLALLQPLGASAKEAAPLAQNPAVEARLQHLGKELRCLVCQNETITDSTADLAQDLRQEIRELIIQGKTDQEIKDYLVARYGDFVLYRPPVQNNTLLLWFGPALFFLVGLGVLVRYLRRRTRLAEATARSLSPEERARAESLLKDQQP